In Canis lupus baileyi chromosome 19, mCanLup2.hap1, whole genome shotgun sequence, the sequence TTTGGCAGAGGCCAAGGACATCCTGCGCTTGTCGGTCCCTTTTTTGCCTCTACACAGGAATAAGACAAATCCAGACGCACCCACTTTTCTCTCAGGGTAGCGGGATTTGGGGGCTCCAAGTTCAAAGAGGACTTTGGGGAATGGATAGGGTGGCTCTTGCATCTGCCACTCCCCCCAACCACCACGCCTTTCTCTCCATCCGCTCTTTCAGCTAATTAACGGGGCTCTGGGGCCTCTTtggcccccagggagccccttGCTGCTGCCTGGGCCTGAACCTTaactccttctcctctgcccagTGGGCACTGCCCTGGGCACATCCGGTGCCATCCTCTGGGTAGTTCACCCACTGAGGAAAACAGGACCTGGCATCTTGGGAGTAGTGAAGTCCCTGGAACAGGAAGTTAGCTTTAGCACTCCACCCCTGGGGCAGCCAGGCCAGCCAGAAGGGACACCCTCAGGAGAATCTTCCCACTGCCTTCTGCCAAGGAGGGCCTTTGCAAACCTTGGCCAGCTGGGAGCAGGTACCTTTAAATGCTTCCCTGGCaaccagctcctcctccctggtcccCTGAGGCCCTCCGGAGGAAGCCAGCTCAGAGGCTTTGCGTATTCCTGGTTTCCCTGCAAAGGGAAGATTGCAGGGAGAGTCCAGGGCTGCCTGGAATGGATGTGGGGTCAGGCAGCAGCCGGGGTAGTGACTCGGAGACCACCTTCCAGCTGTGGCTGCAGCTGCTCCTTTGGGCCCACCTGACTATCCGCTTCCTGGCCTACCTGCACCACGCTTTCTGGGCCCCTAAGCCACAGCCAGCACCCTGAGCCTCCCTGGCCAGGGGCAGATGGGTGCCAGATCACCCTATCCTTCTCCACCCCCCCATTGCATTGCACCCTCTGCTGGAAGAGGTAGGAAGCAGAGGTGAGtatgggggctcctggctggggtTCCCCCCATCATTATCCCCCTTTATCTGCCCATTTCTTCTGGCACTGTCTCCCCTCCCAACTGTGCCCAAATCTGGCAAGCCAACGGCACCAAAGGGGACACAGTCTGGCCTTTAGTACTTTGAGAGTCCAGACAAGGGCTGTATTAGGGCTGGAGCCTCTCAGTGGGGTACTAGCAGACAGCCAAAGGCACAGGCCCACTGAGTCAAGAAAAAGCAGAGTATGGCAGTTCTCAGGGGAACAGGACTGGGCATTCTGGTTTCTTACCACACCCCTTCCGTTGCCTTCTTGGGTGGGCAAAGATGAAGCCCCAAGAGGGTACCCTCTCCACGGCTACCTTCATCCAGAATCTAGTGTGTATGTTTGTAGGTTTCCAAGGAAGGTGTTATATGTCTAAAAAGATTCTGCTAGCCAAAGCCTTGGATTTGGTGCAGCcctcaggctcagagaggtctcAAGCAGTGGATGGCCCAGCCAGGTACCAGCCTAGGACTCCTGGCCATTTCTTGACTGCCCCCTGTCTGCTCCGTCACTCATTTTAGGGCTTTCCTGGCCAACAGTGTCTTCATCTGCCACACTTGTAGCCCCATGGAAGGATCTTCTCCCCAGACGCTTAGGGGAGTCTTGGGGCCCATGGGAGTGGTGCCTACCCATGAGGCTGTGTGGGATTCCTAGCACTGTGTTTGGGTAGTCCAGGCAGATGACAGACAAAAGCCAAAGTGCAAGTGTGCAGAACCCCTGAGGGTGGCAGATGTTGCAGGAACATCAAGGAATAGAATAGAAGACAGCTCTGTCTGTGGGCCATTCCGGTGCACTGCCTCCAGCCAAGGGTGAAGCAGTTAATCTTGTGGGCAATGAGGTCCGGCCGGCAACCTCAGGCCTGGTCAGTCTTCCCATCTGTACAATGAGAGTAATAGCAGTTCTGACCCATCAGGATAGGAAGTAAGCATAGAAAGCATTCAGCACAGGACTGACACACGAGAAGGGTCCCTGAACAACAATGTGCCTGGCCCCGCATGGTGGTTACAAGGACAGGTCAGTAGCGCAAGAATCCACCAGGCTGTACATTTAAAGTTTGAAAGGTCAATGCACACacccctccctcagcccccatATTTTGTATCACAGTTTTTAGAAATACTTAAAGACAGAATCCGTAGTTGCCATTTATAATGCACTAACCCatgaggtgcctaggtggctcagttggttaagtgtctgccttcagctcagctcgggtcatgatccccgggatcaagcccctcatcaggctccctgctcactggggagcctgcttctgcctgcagctccccactgtttgtgttctctttctctgtgtcagataaataaaatctttaaaaacgtgTATATAATGCACTAACCCTGTACCAGCCACTGTCCAACCGCCTTTGCCAAGATTAACTTGTTCAGTCCTCACAACCACCCTACCAGGTCATTACTAGtgttaatcccattttacagatgaggaaaactgaggTCAGGTCAGTTGCGCAGCTCATCAGAGACCAGGCTAAGATTTGAACTTGATCTTGTCCCAGAGTCCTGGCCCCTTACTGCTTTGCTGGGCTCCTTCTCAGCCTTGGTGAGAATGCCTGTTTTCAAGCCTCAGCTTCCTAGGATAGTAAATGGGAAGAATGGGTCAAAGGAAAGTTGGTAGGCCCAGGGTCCACCAGAAGGTCTTCACCATTAGCCAGATGGTGATGTTGCCTTGGGGTGCTGAAGGGCCCATAGAGCATGGGCATTGGGTAAGGCCCCCCTTGAACCAGCTCTGGAAGAAGGACCCCAGGACTGGCAAAGGCAGGAGTGGGGCCAGCTGGGGGCCAAGGCAACAGCTGAGCCCCCCCAAGGGCGCCTGCTACCCGAGCCCCAGAGGCCtccacccagggcctggcctccccagagaaGGGGCTGGAGGAGCAGCCAAATCCCCAGGCTATAAATATCTTGGCTGGCGTCGGCCCTGGCCATGGAATGTCGGTCAGAACTGGGGCGAGTGGGGGTGGGCTGGCCTGAGCGCCACTCTCTGTACCCCTAAGAGTAACCCCCCGAGTCAACTTGCACCCCGTTTGGTTTAGAGTTGAGGCTGTATCCCACTTCTCTGAATAAAGGGGGCCTAGGCCCCAGCCCAGATTGGGACCCCCCAAAGCTGCCCTCCAGCTCAGCCAGGGTACCTGAAGTTACCAAAGGTCAGTCTCTGGGCTGAGACAGCTATGTCCCACTTTGCACAAATGAGCATCTCCCCAGGAATAGCCTAGGCCCACCCTGATAAGATGGGGTCTCTACCTAAcacactctcttttcttttcagtgaaaGAGTTCTTAGCCAAAGCCAAAGAAGACTTtcttaaaaaatgggaaaatcctGCTCAGGTAAGCCCCCCTTGGAGGAAGAGCCTCGAGGGGTGAGCACACGGCCCCCCATCCTACAGCTGTGTCCCTGTAACATGGCGAGGACTATTAGGGCCTTGTGGAGGTCTCTGGACCTGCCCCCATTTGCTCCCTAGATGCCCATGGGGACTCCTGGGCAGAGGCACCCAATCGCCCACTGccacactcccccaccccaccacccccttccacctggtggcccctgccccccacgCAGCTGCCAGCAGTGCCTGGGCCCCAGGCCAGGGCCGGATCTGGCCCTTGCCATCCGCCTTAAGGAATGTGTCCTTCGCCATCTTGTTTTTCCGCCCCCTGTCCTCACCCCCAGCACTCCACCCACTCCTCTGGGCCCCCTCTGCTGGTGGCAGAGGGGATGCCCCGGACCTTGGCCTTGCTCCCACCTGGAGGGGATCCCTGACCCTCCCAAATCCTCCATCCACAGAATACAGCCCATTTGGATCAGTTTGAACGAATCAAGACCCTCGGCACGGGCTCCTTTGGGCGGGTGATGCTGGTGAAGCACAAGGAGACCGGGAACCACTTTGCCATGAAGATCCTCGACAAACAGAAGGTAAGCATGGCTGGGCCAGGAGACCACCATCCTCCCCACACTGGGCCTTCGCTCAGACTGTTCCCACTGCCTGAGTGGTCTCCCTGTCTGTCATTCATCAACTGTTTTCTGAGCCTCCATAATGTGCCAGACCCGAGGGCCAGAAGTGCCCATGCTGCCTTCATGAACCTTCCCCTCCAGACCAGCCACTGATGGAAATCCAGGTAGTGGACATGGGTTCAGACACCTAGTCTATATCAAGGAAGTCAGAAGTCGTCCTGGGGAAAGTGTTGTATTTACAcagaccttttttcttttcttttttttttaaatatatttattagagagagatagcaagagaacacaagcaggagtgAGGAGttgggggtggcagagggagagggagaagcagactcttcgctaAGCCAGGAGCTCGATGCAaagctcgattccaggaccctaggatcctgaccccagccaaaggcagacacttaactgactgagccacccaggcgccccacatagACCttgtttctgtaaatatttttgagacCCTACTTTATGCCAGACACTGCTGTAGGATAGCATTGTTCAGTAGAAACGTATTACAAGCTATAtatggttttaaatttaaaaaaaaaagattttattcatttattcacaagagacagagagaggcagaaggagaagcaggctccctgcagcaagtccgatgtgggactcgatcctgggactcggggatcacgccctgagccaaaggcaaacgcttaaccactgagccacccaggcatcctggttttaaattttctagaaactccttttaaaaagtaaaaagaaagaaaaaaaaaaaaaaagtaaaaagaataaaaaaaaaaaaagtaaaaagaaataggtagAATTAATTTCAGCAATGTACTCTAATTAAGCCAGTATATCTACAATATTGTAATTTGAACATATGTAACCAGTGTAAAAATATCATTAACGagatatctcaatttttttctgtattaagtCTTCAAAGTCCCgtttgtattttatacttacatcTCTTCAGATGTTAAGTCTTTACTTTTCTAGTCTTCACTTTCTAACAAGAAAAAGCAGAGAGGTTGGAAAAGCAGATTCACATAGCCCGCATTATTCTAATCAAGCTTAAGTTACCCAGGAACTACCTtgagtgtccttttttttttaatagatttttttctttttaagattttatttatttatttgagagagagagagcacatgcacacaagcagggggagcagcagaggagagggagaagcagcttccctgctgagccgggagcccaatatggggcttgatcccaggactctgagatcatgacctgagcccagtgcagacgcttaacccactgagggacccaggcaccccaagcctccgtttgtaaattttttttcaagacttgatttattcacgagagacacacacagagagagagagagggagagagaggcagagagacaggcagagggagggtccatgcagggagcccgacatgagactcaatcctgggtctccaggatcaggccctgggctgaaggcagcgctaaactgctaagccacctgggctgccctgtaaattttttttaatttaatttatttattcatgagagacacagagagagaggcagagacacaggcagaaggagaagcaggctccccacagggagcccaatgtgggactcattcccaggaccccaggatcacaacctgacccaaaggcagatgctcaaccactgagccacccaggtgccccccaatatccatttttaaatgttcattttagaaacttaaaattttattttactatttttttaaaagattttatttatttattcatgagacataagcagagggagaacccagctcctggggcagcctgtggctcagcggtttagggcgtgatcctggagacctgggatcgagtcccatgtcaggttccctgcatggagtctgcttctccctctgcctctctctctctctctctctctctctctctttctctctctgtgtgtctctcatgaatgaatggatagatagatagatagatagatagatagatagatagatagatagaagaagccagctccctgtggggagcccaatgcggggctcgatcccaggacctttgctatcaagacctgagccaaaaaaaaaaaaaaaaagacctgagccaaaggcagatgctcaaccactgagccacctaggtgcctctgaaacttaaaattttaaactgtgtTCCCTAGTCATCTAGCCACATCTCAGGAGCTCAGCAGCCATACATGGCTAGTGTGGACTCAATGGACAGTGCAGGTGTAGACCTATGGCACCAGCTGTGAGCAGAGCAGGAAATGCCCGAGCACAGCAGATCAGAGCTGACCAAAGGGCCAACCTGCCTGCATGAGTCATGTGGGCCTAACACTGACTAGCTgcgagtgaccttgggcaa encodes:
- the SMIM46 gene encoding small integral membrane protein 46; this encodes MLPWQPAPPPWSPEALRRKPAQRLCVFLVSLQREDCRESPGLPGMDVGSGSSRGSDSETTFQLWLQLLLWAHLTIRFLAYLHHAFWAPKPQPAP